From Triticum urartu cultivar G1812 chromosome 2, Tu2.1, whole genome shotgun sequence, a single genomic window includes:
- the LOC125538876 gene encoding probable GMP synthase [glutamine-hydrolyzing], protein MSGSSSRGRLSPASGGGDSEPRSAGSRTRSVSATRGRKASPRPGRDVASATATVEEKKPAAVPTLLPSLSVPAGMRRQELLLRSGFSLDASCSSDASTDSFCSRASTGRIGRPVFGPRKKKTVSQADHKVSAMLEREAGSASPSDASGLKRRCAWVTANTDPCYVAFHDEEWGVPVHDDKKLFELLVLSGSLAELTWPTILNKRSIFREVFMDFDPASVSKLSERKIIAPGSPSSSLLSEQKLRGVIENARQILKVIEEFGSFDKYCWSFVNHRPILSTFRYPRQVPVKTSKADAISKDLVRRGFRSVGPTVVYTFMQVSGMTNDHLVSCYRFAECTAAATGAKPTTESGSEANSGASNHAAEQKTNGAANGLAVDIGLSRTIDELSIS, encoded by the exons ATGTCCGGGTCTAGTTCGAGGGGGCGTCTGTCTCCGGCTTCAGGTGGTGGAGACTCTGAGCCGCGGTCTGCGGGGAGCAGGACACGATCTGTGTCTGCTACCCGGGGTCGGAAGGCGTCGCCGAGGCCTGGGAGGGATGTCGCATCAGCAACAGCGACAGTGGAGGAGAAGAAGCCTGCTGCGGTGCCTACATTGCTCCCTTCGCTCAGCGTGCCGGCAGGGATGCGCCGGCAGGAGCTGCTACTGCGCTCAGGGTTCTCTCTTGACGCCTCATGCTCATCAGACGCTTCGACAGACTCGTTCTGCAGCCGGGCATCCACTGGGCGGATTGGGAGGCCGGTGTTTGggccgaggaagaagaagaccgtCTCCCAGGCTGATCATAAGGTCTCTGCCATGCTGGAAAGGGAGGCTGGATCTGCTTCTCCAAGTGATGCTTCTGGTCTGAAGAGGAGGTGTGCTTGGGTGACTGCTAATACCG ATCCATGTTATGTTGCATTTCATGACGAAGAATGGGGAGTTCCAGTTCACGACGACAA GAAGTTGTTTGAGTTACTGGTGCTCTCGGGTTCACTGGCCGAACTTACATGGCCAACAATTTTGAACAAGAGATCTATATTCAG GGAGGTTTTCATGGATTTTGACCCTGCATCAGTCTCTAAATTAAGCGAGAGGAAGATTATTGCACCTGGAAGTCCTAGCAGCTCCTTGTTATCTGAACAGAAATTGCGCGGTGTTATTGAGAATGCACGACAAATACTGAAG GTTATAGAGGAGTTTGGGTCATTTGATAAGTACTGCTGGAGCTTTGTGAACCACAGACCTATATTGAGCACATTCAGGTATCCCCGTCAGGTTCCTGTCAAGACATCTAAAGCGGACGCGATAAGCAAAGATTTGGTCCGAAGGGGTTTCCGCAGCGTAGGCCCAACGGTCGTGTACACCTTCATGCAAGTCTCCGGCATGACCAACGACCACCTCGTCTCCTGCTACCGGTTTGCTGAATGCACCGCAGCCGCAACTGGTGCTAAGCCTACTACCGAATCTGGCAGCGAAGCAAATTCAGGCGCCAGCAATCACGCCGCGGAGCAAAAGACGAACGGGGCTGCTAACGGACTAGCCGTTGACATTGGGCTGTCCAGAACGATAGACGAGCTCAGCATCTCGTAG